TGATCTGCAATTTCCTGACTATGTTGTCagtttcatagaaacaatttacatcatgttgagtgtgtgttgcacttattcagcgttgcacgggatttgccattatttttaataaagaaGCCATAttacacctgtttatggtaatgtttatttcttgctATAGAGGGAAAACCgcattttagcgagaatatcacACTatggggaagtgttcccaacctgataATAGCTCAAtctaaaaattttattttgtttttaaaatgtgctattatgatagttttgtatgtaactttaactatagtcattgataaaattaaaattaagtttaaggttttatcaaaataaagatttcggttctattgaatatatagcaatatatagaaatcattttttttttacgggaAGACAAttataatgtaattttacttgAACATTCAAAGCttctggataggttttctaacttaaatattaaataacaaaaatttataaaccttatttttcttctgtcattgaaatagtaaattacaatttgcaacaaaaattttcaacaCCAAAAATAAGAGCTAGTATtactttaaggtagctcattacaataaatttttatttaaggaCTCATTAAAACACCTCAGAggctcttatgaagtatgaatTCCATCAAAAAAGTGATACAGGCTCTCAAGTActtgatatgaattttttgtgatttatcctggaatgataaaaaaggtactttgtttgcaaataagatactctagagtccaagttttgctgtgatttgatgcatgatatgaatatctaagaaaacatacctaaacgactcagatagacattctaatttttatgcccctgtgatcgaagatcagggggcatattgtttttcaacgtcggaaacccacggttgattacgcttcgttcctctctccatcacctgtgggtccattcattcctaatcgctcgttctcatgaataaatatttaaaaatatcgtccaatcaaagtaatcgttataataacggaactcttctgtttttaaaggtagcatcaatttaactttgctatcacaataattgtataccgaaattgggctgaaagTGTCTTGTTCattggacaaattcgctcagGGTATACGATGAacgcccaatcaaattgcctcattaattattcatgaggaCGAGCGACTAgaaatgaatggacccacgggtgatggagagaggaacgaagcgtaatcaactgTGGGTTTCCGAGGatgattgtttttgtcctgtctgtcattctgtctgaaactttagtcttgctaataacttttgaacagtaagtgctagagctttgatatttcacatgagtattccttgtgacaagacctttccgtgggtaccaacatttttgaccccgtgaccttgacgtttgacctactttttgaaaactttaaccttgctaataccttttgaacagtaggaggtagagctttgatatttcacatgagtattccttgttacaagatctttccgttggtattgaaccttttgaccttgacatttgacctactttaatttttttttacattggtcataacttctaaatggtaaatattagagctttcatattgtacatgagcatttcttttgacaagatctttctactggtaccaagatatttgcccttgtgaccttggccatcttcggaattggccattatcgggggcatttgtgtttcacaaacacatcttgtttttattttacttttttaatgatagattttagatggaaacacaattttcttttactttcacttctttGCATGTACCAAGTACCATTTATATATATGGTGTGATATATACCTATCAAAATGTTAGGGATCACCCTAGGTCTGACAattcttttatatgaatatatttcaaataaataagtacaggaaaaaaaatcagtgcatttgccaaaatcatgtttttgaacATGAAAGTAGGAAATTATATTTCAACCAGAGTACCAAGCCCTTCCAAATATTCAAAtctatcttttttaaaaataaggaGGGTGATCGCTCAGTATATTCAAACAACCTGAAATTTGCACAATTGTTTATGTAAGCACTCTGTAGTTCTAAGTCACTTTCTGTCTAATGTTAGATGACGTGTAGTAAGTGTTTACAGCTTTGCATTTTAGCGGTATCTATATAATGGCTATGAATGAACTTACAGTCAAGCTTCACCTGAAGGAAAATGGGTCAAAAACCTATATGTATAGTGGTATACATTATGCACCCCTTCTCATtaaagaaaatcttgaaaaaagtgTGCATTATATTTGGCAAAATACAGTAATTGATTTTGGAAGTAGTCAAAAAAAAGTTTAGGGTCGGGGATGGTTGGGTAACCGGaaccacacatatttttttatttggcctaattcttttttttttttttttacacatgaCATGCTACTACGGAAGCCTAACAAAATATTTGCtattcataactcctatataccCAAATATCATATCTTGACAAactgtaaaatcattaaatgCACTCTAAATATTGATTTGATGTTCTAAAGAATACAATATGAAAATTTAAGAATTTTAGTGCTTTTTCTATTCTTACTGGTCAGAAGTTATTCCATTGATATCATCTTTTAGCATTTGTACCAATCCATTTCAAGAatcaataattcaatatattaggaaatttaaaaagaaacttaagtcgaaacttggactttaaagtctgagattttactcaaattctgactgctcaaataaaagaaagctTAAGTTGgagtgtttttttttgttgttgagaaatccaggcctgaaGAATCATAAAGACACACGTAATATTGTAGCATAGATTCAAGTGTGTTTACACCATTATCTCCAGGGCCAGtaaagattttaatatttcatattagAAAATGCAGATTGTCAGGTGAATGATATACGTTACCCATGGAATTCTTGTTCTctgtacaaatttgaaaagtcaATTAAGCCTTAtccatgttttgaaaaatgtggTGTAATAAGATAAAAAATCACACAAAAATCAGTTAGTTTTTATGTGATGGAATGAAACATTTGTCTTTAGCAAGGTAAACAGGAGTACCCCAATTACTTGCCATCTCAATTATAAACTAACTTTCATGAAATTTCCTCATTCTAAGGTTTTAACTCTGAagtagtagtacatgtattggaACTAAACCTATTAATAAATGTGATGTCTtgtgtaactcatcaatattaGCATAAACTTGCCTTTAAAAATCTGTTTGATATCTGCAAGCATAGTAAAAGAGACTTCTGAAAACTGAATtctattaaaaattttaaaatccaaCATGTCCAAAGACAGCGATTCTGCTCAAGTAGGTCATTTGGAACAAAACTCGAAATTGACATGGATGTAACTCATTGATATACTACTACACACCAAAACATCAGCTAAATATCAAAAGGCATTATGAAAGTgttagaaaaatgaaaatgtatgaaatataataaaaacgCAGTGTTTATAGGTCTGACATTTGTGTGCTGCTATAAAAATGGGAGGGGGGAGGACCTTAATAGATGGAAGAACACAAAGGGGAAATGCAATATACTCCCTCTCCCCTTTTATAGCGGgatttatcattaatattaattagatttttacttttcaaacaGTTTGACATAGATGACATATTTTACTTGTATTGTGgtgtagtagttagggctatacgtactgtggatatcggcctagatatctcagtggttagagcatctgactagtaatgcaggggttcTGGGTTCGATTCCTGGttcagccaaagattttctcctctcctataCAACAGTTGGTGTTGTTGACCACCCCTGCACTACAGGTTGTCCTGCCAGGAGCGAAAAGAATCTGTTGTGTGTCTTCGAGGATGAAGACAAATtaaaggagggaggaatgtagtagttAAGGCTCTACGTACTGtagatatcggcctggatagcacAGTGGTTATAACATCTGAttagtaatgcaggggttccGGGTTTGATTCCCAGTCCtgcagccaaagattttctcctctcctatactacaatTGTTTGAGGCATGTATTGTGTATAAAAAAATTGTTTCCTGAATGTACAGGTTTGCCTGCAACTTCAGTAAGATACAGGTCCAAAGGTGGAAGGTCGAAGAACCTGGGAGGCAAAAGGAACACAGTAGGAAAGGCCTATGGCGTAAAGAGAAATGATGGCGACTTTGTTCACAAAGGAGAAATACTGGTCAATCAGCATGGACTGAGGTTCTACCCAGGAGAAAATGTAAGGATTTTCCTTGAAATAtatttagccgagttgcaacgaagttgaactcggctattggtttggtgatgcgggcagGCGgatgggcgtcaacaattggtttccggatgataactcaaaaagtttacaatctaatcaaatgaaacttttatatattgttgggtaccaagtaaggaagacccctattgattttggagaaaaaaggtcaaaggtcaaggtcacagtgaccgaatatagaatgaaaatttcagaaaaatttggtttccggatgataactcagtaagtttaaatccgaatcaaatgatacttaaagatattgttatgtaccaggtaagaaagacctctattgattttggagaaaatgggtcaaaggtcaaggtcacagtgaccgaaaatagatttaaaattccaaaaaaaaattagtttccggagaataacttgaaattttttaatttgaatcaaatgaaacttggttatattgttggataccagcaaagcaaggcccctattgattttggagaacaaaggtgaaggtcacagtgaccaaaaatagattgaaaacttcagacaaatatggtttctggacagtaacttgaaaagtttaaaactgaaattagttcttcacaattataaatatgccacatcattcctgactttacaatgtatcccatgcaactcggcttatgcacccctgggtgcatatattgatttttacttATTACTATCGGTCCAATAACGGCGTGTCACTTCACTCGATCGAGCGTCACTCTCTGATTGACCGTGTGGTTTCAATGAAAGAATTTGGATGACCACACTATGCCATTCTTTCACTGTGAACAAAAGTAAAACctgtttcattgaaatctaaGAGAAACCTCGCAATAAAGATTTTCACGCCTGATCAAACAAAGTGTCATGCTGTTATTGAAATGATGGTATATGGGTTTCTAATATAATGCCTTTATGGTATTTGCTGATTCCCGTTACCGGTTCTAAAATTTATGTTGTTATGGGGGATACGTTAAAACACTTTATTTCACTTAAGACGCTTGTAAATACTGAAATGGAAGTAGAAAGTTACGTAAAGTTTTCCGTCTCTTGACTCAAAGacaagtaaaagaaaaaaggAGCCACCATGAGAGGCAGAAAGGCCGACCTAATAGACAGGTTTGTATTTTCATACATCATAGCTggtttttttcatttacaatatttcaACCAATTCGTAGCTCTGCACCCATGCAGACGACAGAATGTTTACGCTGGCATGATTATGCCTAGATTATTTTGATGCTCAGTACGACAATTCTTTATCAAAATGactcaaaattcaataaattaatGTGAAATAAGTTATATTTATGCCATCATAGGTAATGATAATAGTACTATACAGATTATTGTTATTGTAATACATGATACAATGGCATACACTGACATGTACTAATAGATCTTGGTACCTAATATTTTTTATGGGAAGTGGACATTGTACAGTACTTTATTGTAGGCTTAAGGCATATGATACAAATAAAGATTTGAAGAATGACCCAATTCAAATACCTGAGCCTTTGGAAGTTGATTCGCCAACAAGGGGATTTCAACAGCTCCAGGATTCACATAAAGAGGAAATCCCAGAGCTATGCATTGAGCAGATAgacatgtattttgtacataGATTGGCAGGTTTGTTCGTATTTACTCATATGAGTAAGAactatatttttgtaaaacatgCATTTAACATAATGAGTGATTTAATGAATGTGCAATATTTTATAGAATAAGTTGTACATATACACAATTATATGTCTAtgagtaaataaattataaaatcatgAGCTTGTATTTATGTGTAGGTGACAAGACAAAGCACTGGTAATGTCAAGGCTATTGAGAAAGGATGGCTGCTTGTTGAAAGTGATAAGAGTCTTGGCTGTATCATATTTAAAGGAAGATAATTCCCTGTTCTTTACAGGAATTGTTGGCACAGCCATGAAAACAAGGGCAAGTATTACATTTCATTTGTGgatataatatacattgtagcactaattgtacatgtaccatgtatgTGCTCATTGTCATTTTCTCTTATTACTTTGTACTGAgagatatttttgtaaaaataactaaaaaaaaaaaattattaaccagaatacatgtatatatttcaaattatagGTAACATACaactttaaattaaaatttgacaaaaactCAGGAGACATCTTGAACAGCCATTGTGGGTGTCCTGCAGGACGAGGTCCCCATGGAACTCGCAAGCATCTTGCTGCTGTTGCCTTTGTTTTGCTCTCTTTTTCTGAAGGAAAAGGTTTGAGGATTTAGAGATCATACACAGAAAACCTGCAGACATTTCGTAAACCCAaacattcatattcaagtaaaaatacatgaatattatttattaacagAAGCAATAGTTTATGGCCATATATTGAATCAAGTACAATGATTTATTACCAGTGTTTTTTCCACATGtttaacatattcaaattttgatataggTTCACCAGTCAAAGGTGAAGATCTGCCCAGGAAGCGAAATCTGactgatgattttttaaatgatccccgCCCTGAACATCTAAAAGGTGTGGCTGGTTACTCGGATAGGGTTCGCAATATGGTCCTAAACCATTGTGCAGAGACCTCAGACAATCTGACATACAGATATCTCATCGAGAAAGCAAATATTCAGGTAAACATAAGCATGAAAATGCATTGCCCGTACAAGTAAGAATCTTAGTTAATGTCCCTGTACATCGCTAAGCAGTGTCCAAGTCAATAGCATCTCGCTAGTGAACTTATAGCAAGCTATATTAGTAATGCatataaaatgttgattttaaaattataagtCTGTTAATCTAAAGCAGTAAGTAGTGATGGTTAAAAATGCACATATAAAATAAAGTGTTTAATAACAAACAAACTGTAACACCTTTTGTTTCACTAGGCAGCAGTATTGAACCATGATTATTTGGAAAGACCCTTCACAGAGTATTGGGTTCAACGAGCTGTTGAGGTAGGTCTTTTGATACTTGGCTCAAACtacattttaacaaaatttaatattctatGACATCAGTGCAAATGTTACATATGTGTTAAAATAAGATGATTTGaaatttgcatgtatttcaatatatttacaagCTGCTcagattaatatgttttactaATAGTTAACTCTTTAAGAATGTAAATTgcaactagacacgatctcgttgcgagcaacgagtaggtcttccgtccgatttgttgatgcactcggagttaaaaaaaaaaagaaaagacaaatgagtcccaatttagtttccgactttaagacactttagatataatcaatttttcatatcataagcttctgaagcaaagttgcggtgaaattcgtttgaaattcgactctccaggcgagccataaggcccgcgggcctatttcttgatgtcatttgttagccctctatagactcaacaactttagttctatatgtttttacaaaatatttacctgtaaaaagttattgagatcgaccgatatcgacaaaaaatcgactctacaggcgagccattaggaccataggcctatttcttgatatcgatagatctcgataaactgaacaacttttgttcaatatgtccttacaaaatatttaccagttacaagtttttgaaatcgactgatatcgacaaaaatcgactctacaggcgagccatgaggcccacagacgcattttttgatattgatcgataggttatgacacattgaacaacttttgttcaataatgcttttcaaaaaatatgtcgttttaaagatatgaggcgtcaaatatttacgattttggcccttaaaatctctaattacgtaacatatgacctactttttgatttgataagatcaagctcgttgagatgaacatttccgcttctacaacttattataaaatattaatagtttctgagatattctccaaaacatttggacccttctgaacccctaatttaaagggccagcccattttgcttgatatcgtaagaaaggccttgtcatttt
This genomic window from Ostrea edulis chromosome 4, xbOstEdul1.1, whole genome shotgun sequence contains:
- the LOC125669865 gene encoding uncharacterized protein LOC125669865, whose translation is MSRLLRKDGCLLKVIRVLAVSYLKEDNSLFFTGIVGTAMKTRVTYNFKLKFDKNSGDILNSHCGCPAGRGPHGTRKHLAAVAFVLLSFSEGKGSPVKGEDLPRKRNLTDDFLNDPRPEHLKGVAGYSDRVRNMVLNHCAETSDNLTYRYLIEKANIQAAVLNHDYLERPFTEYWVQRAVEVTADKVVPIEEQTRGQANSNNWFKERSWRVTASRF